GATTCGCTCAAGCCCATGTCACGGGCACGATCAAGCACCGTGACCAATCGATCAGCGGCCAGAACCTCACGACTTTTTTTCGTCTCACGGGCAGCGGCCAACGTTCGATCATCCATGTCCGTGACACCAGCAGCGGCATTCACGGACACGCCGGATCGCGACATGTGTCGAATGAGCACATCAAGCAGTGAGAGTCTACGCCACGAATCAATGGAATCCGGGTCATCAAGGCTCGGTCCCATGGTATACATGCCAAGACCATTCGACCCGTTGAGCATTTTATCCGAGCCGGACGCCATGTCATACACGGTCACCCCGCTCCCGGACTGTTGTCGGTACAGCGGTGTTGAAAGATATCGTTCGCCGGAATCCGGAAAAATCGCAACAACAGTACCTGACTCGATCCGCTCAGCCAATTGCACGGCCCCAGCCAATGCCGCACCGGAACTCATTCCCGCAAAGATTCCCTCTTCCCGGGCCAGCTTGCGGCAATAGTCGAATGCCACGTCGTCTTCCACATGCAGAATTTCATCCAGGCTCTTCTTGTTGTACAAACCGGGAGGATAGGACTCCAGCATATTCTTGAGACCCTGAATCTTGTGACCGGCATACGGTTCCACGGCAGCCACGTGCACATCCCCCATCTCATGCAACCGTTTGGCAATGCCCATGGCGGTGCCGGAGGTCCCAAGACAGATCACGCAATGGGTAACCGCGCCGTCGGTCTGCTCCCAAATTTCCTTGCCGGTCCCGTTATAATGCGCGGCGATACACGCCGGATTGTTGTACTGGTCCATCAGGACATACTTGTCCGACTCTTCCCGCGCATACCGATACGCCTGTTCAATGGCACCATCCGTGGCCAGATGGCCCGGCGTCAATTCAAGCTCGGCACCATACGCGGCCATGATCATCTTGCGCTCTTCGGAAGCGGTTTCCGGCATGAGCAACTTGATACGATACCCCTTGAGCGCAGCGACCATGGCAAGGCCCACGCCGGTATTGCCGGACGTGGCTTCGATAATGGTCTTGTCATGCGTCAATTCGCCGGAATCCTCGGCAGCCTGAATCATGGCTGCGGCCACCCGGTCCTTGACCGAGCCTCCGGGATTCTGACACTCCAATTTCGCCAAAATCCTGACGTTCGGATTAGGATTCAAATGGCGTATCTCAACTAGCGGTGTATTTCCGATCAATGCGAGTAAATGAGTATTCATGGAAGCCCCCTCGTAATTCCTTGGGCTGATTTGGCAATGTTTGTCCGCACGGTAGGGGAAATTCATGTCCAACGCAACTGGCATACAACATGCATTTCACCTTCGGTACCGTCCATTTTTTGAGCATAACGAGGAAAGCATGAGCGCATATCCCTTTTTGAAGGACAACATCGAGTATCTGCAACGCACCGGCAACCCGATTTTTCAATGGCTATCTACCTGCGATTTCCACGAGGAAAAGCTGAAAAACAACCTGTTCATCAATCAACTCGGCCTTCATGACTGGCGCATGGATACCGGCACGGGGCTGTTCGAGTCCCTGCCCCCGGACGGATTGTACGCCAACTGGCTGCACCCGGAAAAAGCGCGGACATCGGCCACATTCGTGGTCGGCTGCAACCTCGGGTATGGCATCAATCATCTGCTCAAGAACACCCCGGATTCTCACAAGATCATGGTGCTCGAACCGCGTGCCGAAATGCTGCTAGCCTGTCTGGGCCAGACGGATTATCGTCCGTTCTTCGAAAACAAGAAACTGCATCTCATGGTCCCGGATGAACGTTTTGTGGCTCAGGTCATCCGCAATCTTGATCTCCAATTCATTTACGGACAGATCCATCTCAAAAGCGATATCCCCAGCCGTCAGCTCGGCCCTGAATACGCCAAATGGTCACGTATCATCAAGAACAGACTGGAAAATTTCTCACTGGAACTCTCCACACTCCGTTTCCGGCAGGATGTCATGGTCGGCAACGAGATCAACAATTTCCAACGCGCCATGCGTGATGGCACACTCAAGTCCATCGAAGGCAAAGGAGCCGGCGTCGGCGCGGTCATCCTCGGAGCCGGGCCAAGTCTTGAAACCATGGCCCCTCGGCTCAAGGAAATGAACAGCCATGTTCTCTACACCTGCGCACTGCAAACCGTCCCGACCCTGCAACGACTCGGTATCAAGCCGCATTTGTGTGCCGCCATTGACTACGACGCCTCCATGCTCAAGATTTTTGAACGGCTGGACCCGGATTTCGTTCAGGACGTGCCACTCATTTATTCCACCAAAATCGACCCCATGGTCCTGAAACGGTATCCCGGACCGACCCTGCCCCTGTGGACTGTCGGAGGGCTGGGAACGTATGTCCTCAAAGACCGCGACATGGTCATGGATGCCGGAGGCAATGTCTCTGTCACCCTGTCCCGATTCCTGCGAATCTGCGGCGTCAATCATCTTTTACTGGCCGGTCAAGATTATGCGTGGCTCAATGGCAAATCCCATTCTGCCGGGCATCACAACGAAACAACGAACATGGCCAAACGGTCGTATCATCAGACGACGCACAACATGGACGGCGACGACATTCTGACCACGGTCCAATACATGACCGCCAAACGGGAATTGGAAGACGACCTGAAGCAGGCGCAATTCCCCATCTACAACCTGTACGGGGGCGGTGTGCCTATCGAAGGGACACAGGTCGTGGATATCGACACCGTCTATTCACGAGGTATTCTGGCCTCTGCGCCGGGCAGTGTCGAAGCCTTCAGGACCGCACTTGAACAATGCAGAAAGGCCGTCCCTCCACTCCGGTTTGAACCTCGCTCTCCCATGTGGACCACGTCGTTACGCAATGCCGAAAAGCATCTGACCAAACTGTTCCGGCACCGTGCCGCCCATCAAGCGGACATCCACGAAGCCCTGACGCGCATCGAACTCTTCATCAAACAGGACCCGCTCTACACCCCGTATCTCTTCAATGAGACATTGGACCTTGCCGGGTTGACCAGAGCCAAAGCAGAACATGGACAAAAGGATCTGCCTGAATTCAAACGGATTGCCAAAAGCATCCTGAAAAAGGTCCGTGAAATGGACCGAAAGGTCTGCGGAGCCGGTGACACGGCCAACCAGTCCGCCGCATAAGCGGTCCTCACTTGATCATAAAATCCCCTGCCACTCAGGGGATTTTTCACATCCGGGACACGGCTTGCGGTTCATGACAAAAAGTGAAATAGTCCCCGCCCATGGACGATAAGAAACCCTACTTCACCGATGACGGGACACTGGTCATTCCTTTTGAGTGTACAGACCATGCCTACAAATACTGGAAACAGGAAGGCAAGGCCATGAAGGACATCCTTACGGAATTGCACGCCAGCCCCGAGGTTTGGGCCAACTACACCCACGAAAAATACCCGGAACCGGACGAATCATAAAGCCGCACTTTTTTGCGCAGCTTGCCCCATTATCCCGGATAGAATAGACTCCCCTATGCGCAACCATTCCCTGACACAGTGGGCGATCTTTTCCGCGCCCCTCCTGATACTCCTCGCCATCGTCTGGTTCGGTTTTCAAACTGAAACCGACGTTGCCGTCTTTTTCGAAGCCCATCGGGCGGCCCACCCCCTGCTGAAGACGATCATGAAGGCCATCACGGACTGGAGCAATCCGGTTTTTTACGGCATCTATGCCATCATGCTCATAACGGCACTCAAGACGCGCAATCGGGAACGACTGCGTTTCATTCTTGTCCTGCTCGTTGTGCAGGGCATTGTAGCGGGACTGTGCGTCCATTTCCTCAAAATGACCATTGGCCGCCCAAGACCGGGGCAAGGGACATGGTTTGAACCGCTGACCACGCACGGCAGTCATCATTCGCTCCCGTCAGGACACACCACGGAAATCACCGGCTGGACACTGCCGCTGGTTCAACGACTCAATCAAAAATGGGTCACGCTCGGGCTCGGCCTGTATCTCGGCATCGTGGGATTCTCCAGAATCTATCTGGGATGGCACCATCCATCCGACGTTTTTTTTGCCTGGCTACTCGGGAGTCTGGGCGGCTTCGCAACCTCTATCATCACCAGTTCAACACTTTTCAGAAAAAAGGCCAGATAAATGAAAGCCACCATCGAGTCCCTTTGGGACAGACTCGCCAAACACCCCTGGTTGACCATGACTGTCGCGGTCTTCGCCCAGACATGGTTCTGCCTCAACAACCGTGCCCTCTGGTTCTCTGACGAGGTTCGATACGCCAACGCCTATCAGAATCTCGTTCAAGGTGGGAAATGGATGGTCCTCTCACTGAACGGTCAACCCTATCCGGACAAACCTCCCATTTATTTCTGGTTTCTCTGGTTGCTGGATACCGTGACCCCCATGGACATGCCCGGCGTCTTTTTCCTCGGCGCGGCCCTGTCCGGCCTTTTTTTTCTGTATGGAGCCTACTTTCTGGCCCGGTCACTCCGCTTTGACCGGTCCATCAGCCTGGCCGCCACCCTGATTCTCCTGACCACGTTCTTTCTGGTGGCCCTGTTCCATTACTCCCGCATGGACCTCATGTTCGCCGCGCTTATCATTGTCAGCCATGCCTGTCTGTTCCGCGCATTCACTGAAAAGTCCCAAGGGAAATGGCCACTCATCGCTTTTGTCGTGGCCGGCATAGCCACCCTCATCAAGGGCCCGCTCGCATTCATCTTCCCGCTGCTGACCGCCGCGCTCTATCTGGCATGGCGGGGCGACATCAAAAAGCTGTTCACCCGCCAAATGGCTCTTGGATTGCTCTCCATGGTCGCCATTCTGCTCGCCTGGGTCGCGGGTGTGATGATCGTCGAAGGCCCGGATTTCCTCATAAACACCGTCTTGGGTAAACACGTCATCCAACGCGCTACGCAGACATTCCACCACCGGGAATCATTCTATTACTACCTGATAGCCTTCCCATTGGCCTGGCTGCCGTGGACACTTTTCCTCCTCGTCGCTCCCTGGAAAAAGGTATTGTCCTTTGCGACATGGAAAAGTGTCTGGATCACACGAAAACACGCCGAACCACAGGCATTTCTCTGGATCATGTTTCTGGCTACGTTCATCTTTCTTTCAAGCCTCAGCGGCAAAGTCCTGATCTACATTCTGCCCATGTTCGCCCCGCTCGCCATCCTCACGGCAAAAGCCATGCTGACGCTGGACGCGGCACGAACCCGGCGGCTCTGGACATGCATCGGTGGACTCTGGCTCGTCTTTGGTGCGGGACTGCTCATTGGTGGCGATCTGCTGCCCTTCCCGGTTCCCATCCGAGGCATGGGCATTGCCGCTCTGCTGCTCGTGGGCGGCGGCGCGGCCATTCTTTTGACTCGACACCACGGCACCAAGGCCGCACTACTCACGACGGTGCTCGCCATGATCGTCTGGTTATACCCGGTCGGCCTCATAGTCGCTCCATCGCTGGACAACGGCATGAGTACCAAACGACAAGCGGAAATCATCAAAAACTATGCGGACGCAGGATACGCTCCATACGCCCTGAAAATCTATTCCGGTATCTTCACCTACTATGCCAGGCACAATTTCAAGGAAACCAACCATCTTCCCGAATTTCTTGAATGGACACAAAACACAGACAAAGTGGTGCTCTCCATCAGGAAACAGCATTGGGAAGACTGGAAAGACCAGCTCTCTGATTTCCAAATTGTCGATCGGCAATCCATTGCCGGAATGACCTACTTCGTTGCGATCAAGGGGTAAGGAGACCGTTTCATCGGATAGAGTTAGACAAAATCTAGACATTCGACTAGTATTCCAAACTTGTCATGACTCGAAACGCACTCCACATACTATTTGCTCTTTTCGTCATTTCCCTCTCGGGATGCGCGGTCTATCCGGCCGTGCAAGTGGCTGGTGGTGCCATGACTGGCTACGACGCCGCTGTTCTGGCTGACGACTACATCCCCCGAGATCACGTCGAGGGCGGAGAACTTCATGTTGTCCAGGACCGGATGCTCCAACGGCGACTGCGTGAACGTTTGCGCCTCAATAGGCTGTACGTCTCAGCCCATGTCATTGATTCAGACGCCTATCTTGTCGGTCAATTGGCAAACCGCTCCCATGCGGACTACATCATCCAAACCGCGTCCACGGTCGAAGGCATCAAGTCCATCACCTGCAAATTCTACCCCCCCACGTCGGCGAAAGAAGCCCGAAACGATCAAAAAATTCAAAAAGAACTGACCGCACAACTGCGCAAAACGCTCCGTTTGCACGGAGCGGACTTGCGGGTTCAAGTGATCCGGTCCCAAGCCATTATCGTGGGAAGAGCGCAAAACTATTCACAAAAAACCGCCGCTGTCGCCATTGCTTCGGAAATTGGCGAAATTTCCCACGTCATTGATTATATCAGCGTGCAGGAACCACCACCTTCCGAAGAGGACGTCTCTCACCAGTAACTGTTTCACCTAAAACCACAGCCTCCCCCTTCGAAAAACACTCTCAAAACACGTCAGGCCACCTTGCCGTGCCGTTTCCCCCCACGCCTTTAAACGTCCCAAAACACGCTCGTCATTGACTCCAGGGCGACTCTTCTTCCGTATTTCATCCGCATGTCCGCAAATAAAAACCGGACAAAAAAAGCGATCTTTTCGCTCCCGTCAACACCATATTTTTAAACGATAAAAAAACCATCGCAACCCCTCGAACTGGGGCCCAAATTCATGAGCATAAATTCACAAAACACATGTTTCATGAAATCGTTCATAACGCCCTATACCATTTTATAAAATCTATTGAATATTTATATTTTGCACTGCAAAAGAGGCTTTCTACAGTCGAATTATTGTAGTATTTTTTATTTTTTTTGTTTTTATCAAATTTACTACAAATCTCTATCTGCACACTATCAGATGCATAAAAGTACTATGCAGCAATACAGTAATGGTACTTTAATGAACAAATTTGACAAATGCTTCTTGTATGATAGCCTAAATCGGATTTTTGGATTCAATTAACCCTCCTTGGTAGTGTATTAAATGAAAAAACTTGTTGTCAGTTGCGTTACAAAGATATTCGGTGCAAATCCGCAGAAAGGAATGAAACTCGTCCGTCAAGGACTCGACAAGGAAACCATCCTTGAAAAGACCGGCCTCGGTGTTGGCGTCAATCAGGCGTCATTCTCTGTCAACGAAGGAGAACTCCTCGTCATCATGGGCCTTTCCGGAAGCGGCAAATCAACGCTCGTCCGGTGCATCAACCGGCTGATTGAGCCGACAGCCGGCAAAGTGTTTGTGGATGGCGTGGATGTCACTTCGCTGAATGCTCCCGAGCTACGGGAGCTCCGTCAAAAAAAACTCGGAATGGTCTTTCAGAATTTCGCCCTGCTTCCCCACAAGACCATCTATGAAAATGTCGAATTCGGCTTAGACCTGATGGGTGAAAACGCCGCAAAAAAACGCAAAATTTCTGAAACCATGTTGGCACAGGTCGGACTCGAAGGATGGGGTGACAGTTACCCATCACAATTGTCCGGCGGTATGCAGCAACGGGTCGGACTGGCCCGCGCCCTGGCTCTGGACCCGGACATTCTGCTCATGGATGAAGCCTTTTCCGCGCTCGACCCACTCATCCGACGCGATATGCAGGATGAACTCATCAAGCTGCAAATGCGGATGCACAAGACCATCATCTTTATCAGTCATGACTTGGATGAAGCCCTGAAGCTCGGAGATCGAATCGTGCTCATGAAGGACGGAGAAATCGTCCAGATCGGCCCTCCCGAGGATATCCTCACCGCACCGGCTAATGACTATGTCCGCCGTTTTGTCGAGGATGTGGACGCGACCAAGGTACTCACGGCAGAAAATGTCATGAAAAAGGCCGAAGCCGTTGCCTATACCTCCACGGATGGACCGCGCGCCGCACTCAGAAAGATGCGGAAAAATGCCATTTCCAGCCTCTTTTTATTGGGAAAAAGCAATCGTCTTCTCGGCATTGTCACCGCGTATGACGCGGCCGAAGCCGTCAAAACTGGCAACAGAAAACTTGAAGAAATCATGAAACCGGCCCGAAGTGTCTCCATTGATACCCCCGCGCTCGAATTGTACCCGATGATGTCAGAAGCCACATGGCCGCTGGCTGTCGTGAAGGAAGACGACGAGTTTCTCGGCGTTGTAGTCAGAGGCAGCCTCGTTGCCGCCATCGCCGAATACGGACCGGCACCGACACTCTAAAGAACCATAAGGAAATTCGTTGTGAAAAAAGTACAATCCACTGCACTCTTTTGGATATTTTGCACCTTTTTAGGATTTTGTCTGACGACTATGCCCGCAAGCACGGCCCGAGCCGACGATGACACCGTGATCTTTGCCGATCTCGGATGGGACAGCATTCAGGTCCACAACCGTATCGCAGGATTCATCATCGAACACGGCTACGGCAAGGACGTTGAATATATTCCCAGTGCAACAGCCATCGGGTTCGAAGCCATCATGCGTGGCGATATGGATATCAATATGGAATCCTGGACCCAAAGTAGTCAGGAACTCTATGACAAAGGTATCAAAAACGGCACCTTAATCGATCTTGGCCCCAACTACTCTGACGGTCGTCAAGGCATCATGGTCCCAACCTACATGATTAAAGGCGACTCCGAACGAGGTATCAAACCGATCACGCCAAATCTCAAATCCGTCAGTGATCTAGCCCAATACGCAAAAGTTTTTGCCGATCCGGAAGATCCATCCATGGGCCGCATTTACACTGGCGTTTCCGGGTGGACCCTGACCGAAAAGACTGAGCAAAAAGTCTTGGGCTATGGTCTGGATGAACAGTACAACATGTTCGCGCCCGGCTCCGATGCCGCACTCGCTGGCTCCATGCTCGCCGCGTACAAACGAGGCAAACCCTGGCTCGGCTACTACTGGGGTCCCACCTGGATTCTTGGTTCGCTGGATATGACCTTTCTCTCGGAATCACCCTATGATGCCGAGATCTGGAAAAAGACAAAAACCTGCGCTTACCCGCCCACAGACGTCAATATTCTTGTCAGCACTGTGCTCCCCCAAAAGGCCCCCGCCGTCGTGGAAATGTTGAAAAAATACACCACGACCATGGATTTGACCAACCAATGTCTAGCCTACATCAAAAAAGAAAAAGCCGACCTGGAAGAAACCGCACAGTGGTTCCTCAAAAATCACGAAGCCGTCTGGACACAATGGGTTCCCACCGACGTTGCGACCAAGGTCAAAGCTGAATTGAAATAGCCCGGCCATACGCACACAAACACAACGGATAATATAATGTATAAATTCCCGAAGGAACTGAACATTCCACTCGGAGACTGGGTGGACACCGCCATGACATGGGTCATGGACAACTGGGGCGACTTTTTCGACGCCCTTGGTGACACCTTATTGCAACTGCTGATTTGGCTCGAAAAGTTCTTCATCATGATCCCATGGCCGGTGACCGTCATCGGCGTGGGGTTACTGGGATGGAGACTTCTCGGGAGCTGGAAGCGCGGTCTGGTCCTCTCGGCCATGCTGATGGTCATCGGCTGTTTCGGCTATTGGAAATTGACCATGATGACGCTGGCCTTAGTCACCGGAGCCGTGGTCATCTCCCTTGCCACTGGTATTCCCATCGGTATCTGGATGGCAAAAAGCGATCGAGCCGAAACCGCGATCAAGCCGATTCTCGACGCCATGCAGACCATGCCAAGTTTCGTCTATCTGATTCCCGTCATGATGCTCTTCGGGCTGGGTAAGGTGCCCGCCATTTTCGCGACCATCATCTACTCCATGCCGCCCATCATTCGACTGACCAACGTCGGTATTCGAGAAGTGCCCAAAGAGGTGGTCGAAGCCGCCCGCGCATTCGGTGCGACGCCCATGCAGACGCTCTTCAAAGTGCAACTGCCGCTGGCCTGCCCCACCATCGTCGTCGGTGTCAACCAGACAACCATGATGGCCCTCGCCATGGTCGTGGTCGCCTCCATGATCGGTGCCAAAGGACTCGGTATGGAAGTCCTTATCGCCATCAACCGTATCGACATCGGCAAAGGCTTCGAAGCCGGACTCTCGATCGTGTTCCTCGCTATTATCATCGATCGCCTTACCCACGCTGTTGCCGTGCGGAATACTAAAAGATAACAAGAAATGCCTCCGGCGGCTGGGGGAAAGGGGGAGAAAAAGCCCTTTTCAAAGGGTTTTTCTCCCCCTTTCCCCCAGACCCCCAATCCCCTTCTTTTCCTAAACTTTTTATGTGCGCTTCGCGCAAGTAACAAATTAAAAAATTCGTACAAGCGACACACAACCAGCACGCCGTCATCATGCCTTTTTGTTGCGGACAGACTAAACCTTACCCTTAGCATTTGCGAGGCCCTCGCCGATAGGCGACATGGGATTCCAAAGGCCCTCGGCCTTTGGCAGGTCCAGGACAGCGTCCTGGTCTCTCCGAAGGAGACCGCCGGTAGGCTTCTCAAAAAAAAGCCCGTGCCTCATAAAGAGACACGGACTTTAAGTATCAGATCAGTCAAACGATCAGGAACAGGCGCAATCAAAGATGCGATCAAAGGTCTTGAGCACTTCGAGTCCGTCTTCGCCGGTGATGGGAACTGATGTTCCATCCCGCAACGCGGTCAGAAATTGGGTCAATTCCTCTTTGACAGGCTCACGGAACATGAGCGGCCATTCCCGCACGGAATAGGATTTGTCGTAGGTTGAAAATGCCGAATATTCTTTGACTTCCTGCGTAATCAGGTTGGCCTGAATATATTTGGATTCACAGGCGACACTGATTTTACGCCCTTTATAGGGGGTCACCCAGTTCGTGGAAATATTGGCGAGAACACCGTTTTCCATCTCAGCGGTAATCAACGCGGAGTCTTCATGCTTGCCAAGCGAAGTGGAAGAGACGGCATACACGGACTTGAATTCTGAACCAGTGAGAAAACGAATGAGATCAATATCATGAGAACCGAGATCCTTGATAACACCCACGTCCTGAATTCTCGGCGGGTAGGGACCGACGCGTTCGATCTGAATGGAAATGACATCGTCACCGATCAAT
The genomic region above belongs to Pseudodesulfovibrio sp. JC047 and contains:
- a CDS encoding cysteine synthase; amino-acid sequence: MNTHLLALIGNTPLVEIRHLNPNPNVRILAKLECQNPGGSVKDRVAAAMIQAAEDSGELTHDKTIIEATSGNTGVGLAMVAALKGYRIKLLMPETASEERKMIMAAYGAELELTPGHLATDGAIEQAYRYAREESDKYVLMDQYNNPACIAAHYNGTGKEIWEQTDGAVTHCVICLGTSGTAMGIAKRLHEMGDVHVAAVEPYAGHKIQGLKNMLESYPPGLYNKKSLDEILHVEDDVAFDYCRKLAREEGIFAGMSSGAALAGAVQLAERIESGTVVAIFPDSGERYLSTPLYRQQSGSGVTVYDMASGSDKMLNGSNGLGMYTMGPSLDDPDSIDSWRRLSLLDVLIRHMSRSGVSVNAAAGVTDMDDRTLAAARETKKSREVLAADRLVTVLDRARDMGLSESISFPLSSGSNDTSLSLCRKLLGKGLAYEKLRSVYFDVFRDKRYGEIADVDMNKVSGGHTVDLNSYVKDNPLDFTLLKRATLLDLKRGEVVETQWGNVRPSWFLQHAATAIDVLPRIDVMIGSEKHRFPHLENLRAIWSTAGRELQAWMVCQQSSDSDGVTLETVAEKVGGYRAARCWLLSVANRKTLCASDENLSMWARNWRKVQEGAAVLTLARDGGGDSISRDVEQAVFDLKAGFKTAMDDGLKLHHFWPALFKFIKKINGWTSDNALTGAAASACLDELLNIDGILGILDPAQMPVPLSDLPNEVQGMVADRQKAREAKDFVQSDALRDAIEQAGFRVEDTAGVPRVFKV
- a CDS encoding 6-hydroxymethylpterin diphosphokinase MptE-like protein, yielding MSAYPFLKDNIEYLQRTGNPIFQWLSTCDFHEEKLKNNLFINQLGLHDWRMDTGTGLFESLPPDGLYANWLHPEKARTSATFVVGCNLGYGINHLLKNTPDSHKIMVLEPRAEMLLACLGQTDYRPFFENKKLHLMVPDERFVAQVIRNLDLQFIYGQIHLKSDIPSRQLGPEYAKWSRIIKNRLENFSLELSTLRFRQDVMVGNEINNFQRAMRDGTLKSIEGKGAGVGAVILGAGPSLETMAPRLKEMNSHVLYTCALQTVPTLQRLGIKPHLCAAIDYDASMLKIFERLDPDFVQDVPLIYSTKIDPMVLKRYPGPTLPLWTVGGLGTYVLKDRDMVMDAGGNVSVTLSRFLRICGVNHLLLAGQDYAWLNGKSHSAGHHNETTNMAKRSYHQTTHNMDGDDILTTVQYMTAKRELEDDLKQAQFPIYNLYGGGVPIEGTQVVDIDTVYSRGILASAPGSVEAFRTALEQCRKAVPPLRFEPRSPMWTTSLRNAEKHLTKLFRHRAAHQADIHEALTRIELFIKQDPLYTPYLFNETLDLAGLTRAKAEHGQKDLPEFKRIAKSILKKVREMDRKVCGAGDTANQSAA
- a CDS encoding phosphatase PAP2 family protein; the protein is MRNHSLTQWAIFSAPLLILLAIVWFGFQTETDVAVFFEAHRAAHPLLKTIMKAITDWSNPVFYGIYAIMLITALKTRNRERLRFILVLLVVQGIVAGLCVHFLKMTIGRPRPGQGTWFEPLTTHGSHHSLPSGHTTEITGWTLPLVQRLNQKWVTLGLGLYLGIVGFSRIYLGWHHPSDVFFAWLLGSLGGFATSIITSSTLFRKKAR
- a CDS encoding glycosyltransferase family 39 protein, whose protein sequence is MKATIESLWDRLAKHPWLTMTVAVFAQTWFCLNNRALWFSDEVRYANAYQNLVQGGKWMVLSLNGQPYPDKPPIYFWFLWLLDTVTPMDMPGVFFLGAALSGLFFLYGAYFLARSLRFDRSISLAATLILLTTFFLVALFHYSRMDLMFAALIIVSHACLFRAFTEKSQGKWPLIAFVVAGIATLIKGPLAFIFPLLTAALYLAWRGDIKKLFTRQMALGLLSMVAILLAWVAGVMIVEGPDFLINTVLGKHVIQRATQTFHHRESFYYYLIAFPLAWLPWTLFLLVAPWKKVLSFATWKSVWITRKHAEPQAFLWIMFLATFIFLSSLSGKVLIYILPMFAPLAILTAKAMLTLDAARTRRLWTCIGGLWLVFGAGLLIGGDLLPFPVPIRGMGIAALLLVGGGAAILLTRHHGTKAALLTTVLAMIVWLYPVGLIVAPSLDNGMSTKRQAEIIKNYADAGYAPYALKIYSGIFTYYARHNFKETNHLPEFLEWTQNTDKVVLSIRKQHWEDWKDQLSDFQIVDRQSIAGMTYFVAIKG
- a CDS encoding BON domain-containing protein; its protein translation is MTRNALHILFALFVISLSGCAVYPAVQVAGGAMTGYDAAVLADDYIPRDHVEGGELHVVQDRMLQRRLRERLRLNRLYVSAHVIDSDAYLVGQLANRSHADYIIQTASTVEGIKSITCKFYPPTSAKEARNDQKIQKELTAQLRKTLRLHGADLRVQVIRSQAIIVGRAQNYSQKTAAVAIASEIGEISHVIDYISVQEPPPSEEDVSHQ
- a CDS encoding glycine betaine/L-proline ABC transporter ATP-binding protein — encoded protein: MKKLVVSCVTKIFGANPQKGMKLVRQGLDKETILEKTGLGVGVNQASFSVNEGELLVIMGLSGSGKSTLVRCINRLIEPTAGKVFVDGVDVTSLNAPELRELRQKKLGMVFQNFALLPHKTIYENVEFGLDLMGENAAKKRKISETMLAQVGLEGWGDSYPSQLSGGMQQRVGLARALALDPDILLMDEAFSALDPLIRRDMQDELIKLQMRMHKTIIFISHDLDEALKLGDRIVLMKDGEIVQIGPPEDILTAPANDYVRRFVEDVDATKVLTAENVMKKAEAVAYTSTDGPRAALRKMRKNAISSLFLLGKSNRLLGIVTAYDAAEAVKTGNRKLEEIMKPARSVSIDTPALELYPMMSEATWPLAVVKEDDEFLGVVVRGSLVAAIAEYGPAPTL
- a CDS encoding ABC transporter substrate-binding protein, producing the protein MPASTARADDDTVIFADLGWDSIQVHNRIAGFIIEHGYGKDVEYIPSATAIGFEAIMRGDMDINMESWTQSSQELYDKGIKNGTLIDLGPNYSDGRQGIMVPTYMIKGDSERGIKPITPNLKSVSDLAQYAKVFADPEDPSMGRIYTGVSGWTLTEKTEQKVLGYGLDEQYNMFAPGSDAALAGSMLAAYKRGKPWLGYYWGPTWILGSLDMTFLSESPYDAEIWKKTKTCAYPPTDVNILVSTVLPQKAPAVVEMLKKYTTTMDLTNQCLAYIKKEKADLEETAQWFLKNHEAVWTQWVPTDVATKVKAELK
- a CDS encoding proline/glycine betaine ABC transporter permease produces the protein MYKFPKELNIPLGDWVDTAMTWVMDNWGDFFDALGDTLLQLLIWLEKFFIMIPWPVTVIGVGLLGWRLLGSWKRGLVLSAMLMVIGCFGYWKLTMMTLALVTGAVVISLATGIPIGIWMAKSDRAETAIKPILDAMQTMPSFVYLIPVMMLFGLGKVPAIFATIIYSMPPIIRLTNVGIREVPKEVVEAARAFGATPMQTLFKVQLPLACPTIVVGVNQTTMMALAMVVVASMIGAKGLGMEVLIAINRIDIGKGFEAGLSIVFLAIIIDRLTHAVAVRNTKR
- a CDS encoding Gfo/Idh/MocA family oxidoreductase; protein product: MLKVGVVGLGWMGRVHLRNYTEMADVEVVGVVDIDAKAREEVAAQFGVKTFASLDELLENDLDAMSVCVPTSLHHEVGMKIMDKNINVIIEKPLAVSATEGHDLVAKAKEKGVALMVGHVERFNPAVQRVKELIGDDVISIQIERVGPYPPRIQDVGVIKDLGSHDIDLIRFLTGSEFKSVYAVSSTSLGKHEDSALITAEMENGVLANISTNWVTPYKGRKISVACESKYIQANLITQEVKEYSAFSTYDKSYSVREWPLMFREPVKEELTQFLTALRDGTSVPITGEDGLEVLKTFDRIFDCACS